The sequence below is a genomic window from Lysobacter stagni.
AGCACGTCATCGTGGTCAACAAGCCGGCGGGCCTGGTGGTGCATCCGGGTGCGGGCAACCCGGCCGGCACGCTGGTCAACGCGCTGCTCCACCACGACCCCTCGCTCAACACGCTGCCGCGCGCCGGCATCGTGCATCGGCTCGACAAGGACACCTCGGGCGTCATGGTGGTCGCGCGCACGCTGCAGGCGCACACCGCCCTGATCGAACAACTGTCCTCGCGCGAGGTGCACCGCCAGTACCTGGCCGTGGTGGTGGGTTCGCTGGTGTCGGGCGGCACCGCGGATGCGCCCATCGACCGGCACCCGCGCGACCGCATCCGCATGGCCGTGCGCGAAGACGGCCGTGACGCCGTCACGCACTTCCGCCTGCGCGAACGCTTCCGCGCCCACACGCTGCTGGAATGCCGCCTGGAAACCGGGCGCACCCACCAGATCCGCGTGCACATGGCGCACCTGAAGCACCCCATCGTCGGCGATCCGCTGTACGGCGGCCCGCTCAAGTTGCCCAAGGGCGCCACCGACGACCTGATCGCCACGCTTCGCGGCTTCAAGCGCCAGGCGCTGCACGCGCAGACGCTGGAGTTCTCGCATCCGGTGACCGGCGAGGCGGTGCGCTGCACGGCGCCCGTGCCCGAGGACCTGGAGCAGCTGGTGAACGTGCTGCGCGAGGACACCCAGGCCGCCGCCGAGCGGGAGCGCTGAGGCATGGCCGTCGCGTGGCTGGACGCGCAATGGCCCGCGCCGCGCACGGTGCGGGCGTTCACCACGCTGCGCCATGCGCTGGGCGTGTCGCAGCCGCCGTTCGATCACTTCAATCTGGGCCTGCGCGCGGGCGATGACGCCGCCGACGTCGAGCGCAACCGCGCGCTGCTGGTCGAACACGCGCATCTTCCGTCGCCGCCGTGCTGGTTGCGCCAGGTGCATGGCGTGGAGGTCGCGCGCTTCGACGCGCCCAGCGGGGTCGAGCGCGAAGCCGATGCATCGGTGACCGGCACGCCGGGCACGGTGCTGGCCATCCTCACCGCCGATTGCATGCCCGTGCTGTTCTGCGACGAGAACGGCAGCGAAGTCGCGGCCGCCCACGCCGGCTGGCGCGGGCTGGCCGGCGGCGTGCTCGAGAACACGCTTGCCGCGATGCGCGGTGCTTCCGGTCGCATGCACGTCTGGCTCGGTCCCGCCGCAGGGCCGCAGGCGTACGAGATCGGCGAAGAAGTCCGTGATGCCTTCGTCGCCCGCGATTCCGGTGCGGATGCGGCCTTCGCATACACCCGCCCCGGTCACTGGCGCGTGGACCTCTACGCGCTCGCGCGTCGTCGCCTGCAGGCCGCAGGCGTGGCAGTCGAACGCATCCACGGTGGCGGTCTGTGCACGATTTCCGACCCGCAGCGCTTCTTCTCGCACCGCCGCGACCAGCGCGGCGGACGCATGGCCTCACTGATCTGGATCGAGCCGGCGCCATGACCGGATCCGCGCCGCAGCCGCTGTATCGGCAACTGCTTGCGGCGCAGTTCGATGGTCTGCCCACGTCGGTGCGCACGCTGCACGATCGCGCCGGACAGCACCGTTACCACGGCAAGGTGGAAGTGGAGCGCGGCAGTGGCCTGCTTTCACGACTGTGCAGCTGGAGCGCCCGACTGCCCAGCGCCGGGCGCGGCACCCTGCACGTGGACATCCACACCGATCCGCACGGCGAACGCTGGGCGCGGCATTTCGCCGGGCGTGCGATGCGTTCGCGACTGTGGGTGCGCGATGGTCACCTGTGCGAACGGTTGGGCCTGCTGACCTTCGCGTTCCGCCTGACGGTCGAGCCGCTTGCCGCGGGACGGGCCGTGATCTGGCACGTCGCGCGCGTACGTGCGCTGGGCGTGCCGCTACCGCGTGGGTGGTTCACCGGCGTGAGCGCGCGCGAGTACGAGCGCGAGGGGCGTTACCGGTTCGATGTCGCCGCGCGTCTGCCTGGCGTGGGCCTGCTGGTGCACTACCGGGGGTGGCTCGATGTCGGGTGAGGCGAACGCCACCATCGTCTTCGACGGCTTGTGCGTGCTGTGCAACGGGTGGGTGCGCTTCCTGCTGCGCCACGACCGCCACGGCCGCTACCGCTTCGCCGCCATGCAGGGCGAGAGCGGCCGCGCGCTGCTCGCCGCACACGGCCTGGATCCGGACGATCCCGTGTCGTTCCTGCTGGTGAATGGCACGCGGGCATTCACCGATACCGAGGCCATCGGCCGGGTGCTGTGGGGGCTGGGCGGCGTATGGGCCGTACCTGCCGCGGTGATCGCGATCTTCCCGCGTGCGCTGCGCGATCGGTTGTATCGGTGGGCCGCGCGCAACCGCTACCGCTGGTTCGGCCGTCACGACATTTGCATGGTTCCATCGCCTGCGCAGGCGGCGCGCTTCCTGCCATGACGGCGCGTGAAGCACTGGTGTTCGTTCTCGCGGCGGCGCTGTCGCTGGGCGGTTGCGTGAGCGTTCCGGATGCGTCGTCGGCCATGCACGGCGATGCCGCGCGTCCGGCGCAGGCGCAGGCCTGGATCCGCAGCGAGCTGTATTTCGCCGTCGGCAACGAGGACGGAACCGGCATCATCGACGACGCGCACTGGCGCGCATTCCTCGATGCACAGGTCACGCCGCGCTTTCCCGATGGCCTGACCGTGCTCGACGGCTACGGCCAGTGGCGCTTCCGCGACGGCGATCGCCTCGTGCGGCAGCGCTGCAAGGTGCTCGTGGTGCTGCATGAGGACACCGCCGCGCGCCGCGTCGACATCGATGCGATCCGCTCGGCGTGGAAGCGCGCGACCGGGCACGAGTCCGTGCTGTGGGCGCGGCAACCGGTCGAGGTGTCGTTCTGAGCCGTGCGCGCAACACAGCGGCCCGCACCGGGCGCTGACCGCGCCGGCCGCGCTGCGCTACGCTCCCGCCGGACGCGCGATGTCGCGTCCCCGCCCTCAATCACGCCTTCCCGGAGACCGGTCGATGACCGCAACCCCGCACCGCCGCTGGTTCGTTGCCGGCGACATCAACGGATTCTTCGGCCTGGTGGTGGACAACCTGTCCATCCTCGGCTTCATCTCCGCCGCGCTGATCGGCATCTTCCAGTTCCCGGCCGACGTGGTGTTCACGCGGATGTTCCCCGGCACCGCGCTCGGCGTGCTGGTGGGCAACCTCATCTACACCGCGATGGCGCGGCGACTGGCGCAGCGCAGCGGGCGCGACGATGTCACCGCGATGCCGCTTGGCCTGGACGCGCCGACCAGCATCGGCATGGCGTTGCTGGTGCTGGGTCCCGCGTTCGTCGCATTCAAGCAGCAGGGCATGGACGAGCAGGCCGCGGCCACCGCGACCTGGCAACTCGGCATGGCCTCGCTGATGGTGATGGGCACGCTGAAGCTGGTGCTGTCGTTCTTCGGCGATGCGATCACGCGCGCCGTGCCGCGCGCGGCGCTGCTGGGTTCCATCGGCGGTGCCGCGCTGGCGCTGCTGGGTTTTCTCCCGTTGATCGAAACGCTGCGCTCGCCGGTGGTGGGTTTCGTCACCTTCGGCCTGCTGATGTACGTGCTGGTGGCGAAGGGCAAGCTGCCGATTCGCCTGCCGGGCGTGCTGCTGGCCTTTATCGTCGGCACCGTTCTGTACTACGGCCTGGGAATGGCGGGGCTGGGTACCCCGGGCTTCCAGCTGCCCAATCCCGCGCCGCTGCGTTTCACGCTGCCGCTGCCCACGCTGGGCTTCGTCGATGGCCTGCGCTACACCGTGCCGTACCTGCCGCTGCTGCTGCCGTTCGGCCTGCTGATGGTGGTGGGCGGCATCAACGTCAGCGAGAGCGCGCGCGCAGCCGGTGACGACTACCGCACGCGCGACGTGCTGCTCGCCGAGGCCGTGTCGACGCTGGTCGCCGGTCTGTGCGGCGGTGTCGCGCAGACCACGCCCTACATCGGCCAGCCCGCCTACAAGCACATGGGCGCGCGCATGGGCTACACGTTGCTCACCGGTCTTTTCATCGGACTGGGCGGCGTGTTCGGGTACGTATCGGGTCTGGTGCAGTGGTTGCCGATCGCGGTGCTGGCGCCGATCATCGTCTACGTCGGCATGGACATCACCGTGCAGGCCTTCCACGAAAGCCCGCGCCGTCACGCGTTGGCGGTGGCGCTGGCGTTCCTGCCGTCCATCGCCTACCTGCTGGTGATCAAGGTGGGCAATCCGGCATGGATCGATCCGGCCCGTTTCGCCGCGCTGTACAGCGGCGTCGACAGTCACGGGCTGCCCGACCTGGCCACCATCGTCACGCTCGGCAACGGCTTCATCATCACCGCGATGATCTGGTCCAGTGCGCTGGTGGCGATGATCGACCAGCGTTTCCGTCGTGCGGCGGCGATCCTGCTCATCGGCGCGGTACTGACGCTGTTCGGCTTCATCCATTCGGTGGATCCGCGCGGCAGCATCTACCTGCCGTGGCATCTGGAAGGCCTTGCGCGCGCGATCATGGGGCAGTTCGCGGGCGCGTACGTGGCGCTGGCGCTGCTGCTGGGCCTGCTCTCGCTGCAGCGCCATGCCGA
It includes:
- the rluD gene encoding 23S rRNA pseudouridine(1911/1915/1917) synthase RluD, which gives rise to MPPVPPSSANPLQAIVPDSAAGRRFDAVLAELFPDFSRSRLAAWIKSGDARLDGREVRPRDPVRGGETVTLQATLDVQTHSEPEDIALDILFEDEHVIVVNKPAGLVVHPGAGNPAGTLVNALLHHDPSLNTLPRAGIVHRLDKDTSGVMVVARTLQAHTALIEQLSSREVHRQYLAVVVGSLVSGGTADAPIDRHPRDRIRMAVREDGRDAVTHFRLRERFRAHTLLECRLETGRTHQIRVHMAHLKHPIVGDPLYGGPLKLPKGATDDLIATLRGFKRQALHAQTLEFSHPVTGEAVRCTAPVPEDLEQLVNVLREDTQAAAERER
- the pgeF gene encoding peptidoglycan editing factor PgeF; the encoded protein is MAVAWLDAQWPAPRTVRAFTTLRHALGVSQPPFDHFNLGLRAGDDAADVERNRALLVEHAHLPSPPCWLRQVHGVEVARFDAPSGVEREADASVTGTPGTVLAILTADCMPVLFCDENGSEVAAAHAGWRGLAGGVLENTLAAMRGASGRMHVWLGPAAGPQAYEIGEEVRDAFVARDSGADAAFAYTRPGHWRVDLYALARRRLQAAGVAVERIHGGGLCTISDPQRFFSHRRDQRGGRMASLIWIEPAP
- a CDS encoding DUF4166 domain-containing protein — encoded protein: MTGSAPQPLYRQLLAAQFDGLPTSVRTLHDRAGQHRYHGKVEVERGSGLLSRLCSWSARLPSAGRGTLHVDIHTDPHGERWARHFAGRAMRSRLWVRDGHLCERLGLLTFAFRLTVEPLAAGRAVIWHVARVRALGVPLPRGWFTGVSAREYEREGRYRFDVAARLPGVGLLVHYRGWLDVG
- a CDS encoding thiol-disulfide oxidoreductase DCC family protein — encoded protein: MSGEANATIVFDGLCVLCNGWVRFLLRHDRHGRYRFAAMQGESGRALLAAHGLDPDDPVSFLLVNGTRAFTDTEAIGRVLWGLGGVWAVPAAVIAIFPRALRDRLYRWAARNRYRWFGRHDICMVPSPAQAARFLP
- a CDS encoding DUF3574 domain-containing protein translates to MTAREALVFVLAAALSLGGCVSVPDASSAMHGDAARPAQAQAWIRSELYFAVGNEDGTGIIDDAHWRAFLDAQVTPRFPDGLTVLDGYGQWRFRDGDRLVRQRCKVLVVLHEDTAARRVDIDAIRSAWKRATGHESVLWARQPVEVSF